A region of Desulfobacterales bacterium DNA encodes the following proteins:
- the xth gene encoding exodeoxyribonuclease III encodes MKIISWNVNGIRASLKKNFFQSFELLKADIFGMQETKIQDSQLTDEIKNIKGYESIWSHCKIKKGYSGVGVYSKITPTHTKYGIGIPEYDDEGRIIEIDFQDFIFFNIYFPNGQKDEVRLNYKLNFYKHFFEYADNYQKKGRSLIISGDFNTAHNEIDLKNPKANEKNSGFLRIERDWLDKITQMGFIDAFRYYHPDTVKYSWWSYRFNAREKNIGWRIDYFFVTKDIIDKGWIKELTIENDIYGSDHCPIGIVLNI; translated from the coding sequence ATAAAAATAATATCATGGAATGTAAACGGGATTAGGGCTTCATTAAAAAAAAATTTTTTCCAATCTTTTGAATTACTGAAAGCAGACATATTTGGTATGCAGGAAACAAAAATTCAAGATTCCCAATTGACTGATGAAATAAAAAATATTAAAGGTTATGAATCTATATGGTCTCACTGTAAAATAAAAAAAGGATATAGTGGTGTTGGAGTATACAGTAAAATAACCCCAACTCATACTAAATATGGAATAGGAATACCTGAATATGATGACGAAGGACGCATTATTGAGATTGATTTTCAAGACTTTATTTTCTTTAATATTTATTTTCCTAATGGGCAAAAAGATGAAGTCAGGCTTAATTACAAATTAAACTTTTATAAACATTTTTTTGAATATGCTGATAATTATCAAAAAAAAGGAAGAAGTTTAATAATATCTGGAGATTTTAATACCGCTCACAATGAGATTGATTTAAAAAATCCTAAAGCCAATGAAAAAAATTCCGGATTTTTAAGGATAGAACGGGACTGGCTTGATAAGATTACTCAAATGGGCTTTATTGATGCTTTTCGTTATTACCATCCAGATACTGTGAAATATTCGTGGTGGTCCTATAGATTTAATGCGAGAGAAAAAAATATTGGTTGGCGTATTGACTATTTTTTTGTTACAAAAGATATCATTGATAAAGGATGGATAAAAGAGCTAACTATAGAAAATGATATATATGGATCTGACCACTGTCCAATAGGAATTGTTTTAAATATATAA
- a CDS encoding copper-translocating P-type ATPase, translating to MHRKVILPVSGMSCVNCALTIEKILKQIPGINNASVNFAGQEATIQFDDTICKLNNIVNKIVSSGYKVLTSKAEFAVSGMTCSNCAANIEKALNGGIKGIINASINFASERLTVEYIPSETNVSSIASTVKKTGYTAMPLTESVNIKDAELAAHAYEIKQQTIKFLVGVIFSLPLFILSMSRDFNILGPWLHENWVTWLFLGLATPVQFYTGLDYYIGGYNSLKNKSANMDVLVALGSSVAYFYSIFIIIFPILGEHVYFETSAVIITLIKMGKLLEAQTKGKTGNAIRKLMDLAPQMAIILDHDKEKEVPVSSLKKDDIIVIKPGSKIPADGIIIRGHSSIDEFMITGESMPVDKKKGDSVVAGTINNDGLLKIKAVNVGDDTVLSQIIRFVIHAQGTKPPIQRIADKVASIFVPAVIFIAAVTFTVWWFITGDFVISMIRLISVLIIACPCALGLATPTAIIAGTGKGAENGILFKNGGAIEAAAILNTIILDKTGTITSGKPSIKEIIPFEPCEDIYEIIQIAASVEKNSEHPIAKAIVEEANARELKLSETNDFKNFQGAGVFAKINGKAVIVGKMLWFESLGINTDLAKDTLRIFNAEGKTVLGLAVENRLYGLIMISDTLKNDSKEAISKLKKQKIDVSMVTGDNNRTAKFIATKVGIDSIFADVKPEDKAKIIQELQDKNKKVGMVGDGINDAPALTQANVGFAIGTGTDIAIESADIILSGGSLNLIPKAINISKLTMKIIKQNLFYAFFYNIILIPIAAGALSTFNFIPPYIRQLNPILAALAMALSSVSVISNSLRLTKVNYLDHKG from the coding sequence ATGCATAGAAAAGTTATTTTACCTGTAAGCGGCATGAGCTGCGTTAACTGTGCTCTTACTATTGAAAAAATTCTTAAACAAATTCCGGGTATAAATAATGCTTCGGTAAATTTTGCAGGCCAAGAAGCAACAATACAATTTGATGATACTATCTGCAAACTAAATAATATTGTAAATAAAATTGTTTCTTCTGGTTACAAGGTTTTAACGTCTAAGGCCGAATTTGCTGTGTCAGGTATGACTTGCTCCAACTGTGCTGCTAATATAGAAAAAGCATTGAACGGAGGAATTAAAGGAATAATTAACGCAAGCATCAATTTTGCATCTGAAAGGCTAACTGTAGAATATATTCCAAGTGAAACTAATGTTTCATCAATAGCATCCACTGTAAAAAAAACAGGATATACAGCAATGCCATTAACCGAATCTGTTAATATAAAAGACGCTGAATTAGCGGCTCATGCCTATGAAATAAAGCAACAAACAATAAAATTTTTAGTAGGGGTTATATTTTCTCTACCTCTTTTTATATTAAGTATGTCTCGAGATTTTAATATTTTAGGCCCATGGCTCCATGAAAATTGGGTGACTTGGTTGTTTTTAGGATTAGCTACTCCTGTTCAATTTTATACTGGATTAGATTATTATATAGGAGGATATAACAGCTTAAAAAATAAAAGCGCAAATATGGATGTACTTGTAGCTCTTGGTTCTTCTGTCGCTTATTTTTATTCTATCTTTATAATTATATTTCCTATTTTAGGCGAGCATGTATATTTCGAAACATCCGCTGTGATTATAACCTTGATCAAAATGGGAAAACTTCTTGAGGCACAAACAAAAGGAAAAACTGGAAATGCTATTCGTAAACTTATGGATTTAGCTCCCCAAATGGCAATCATTCTCGATCATGATAAAGAAAAGGAAGTTCCAGTATCATCATTAAAAAAAGATGATATTATCGTAATAAAACCCGGCAGCAAAATCCCTGCGGATGGTATTATAATAAGAGGGCATTCATCAATTGATGAATTTATGATTACTGGAGAATCAATGCCTGTTGACAAAAAAAAAGGAGATTCCGTTGTTGCAGGAACAATTAATAATGACGGTCTGCTAAAAATCAAAGCAGTTAATGTAGGAGATGACACTGTTCTTTCCCAAATAATAAGATTTGTTATTCATGCTCAAGGCACAAAGCCTCCAATCCAAAGAATCGCTGATAAAGTGGCTTCTATTTTTGTTCCTGCTGTTATATTTATTGCTGCTGTAACATTTACCGTCTGGTGGTTTATAACTGGTGATTTTGTAATTTCAATGATACGGCTTATTTCTGTTCTTATAATTGCCTGTCCCTGTGCACTTGGACTTGCTACTCCAACGGCAATCATTGCAGGAACAGGAAAAGGTGCTGAAAATGGAATTTTATTTAAAAACGGTGGTGCAATAGAAGCTGCTGCAATTTTAAACACAATAATACTTGACAAGACAGGTACTATAACTTCTGGAAAACCATCGATCAAAGAGATAATACCTTTTGAACCCTGTGAAGATATTTACGAAATCATACAAATTGCCGCTTCAGTTGAAAAAAATTCTGAACACCCTATTGCGAAAGCCATCGTAGAAGAAGCAAATGCAAGAGAATTAAAGCTTTCAGAAACAAACGATTTTAAAAATTTTCAAGGCGCTGGAGTTTTTGCTAAAATAAACGGCAAAGCTGTTATAGTTGGGAAAATGCTTTGGTTTGAAAGCTTAGGAATCAATACAGACTTAGCTAAAGATACTTTAAGAATTTTTAATGCTGAAGGAAAAACTGTTCTTGGTCTCGCCGTAGAAAATAGATTATACGGCTTAATTATGATTTCCGACACACTAAAAAATGATTCAAAAGAAGCTATTTCTAAACTAAAAAAACAAAAAATTGATGTATCCATGGTTACAGGGGATAATAATCGGACAGCAAAATTTATAGCGACAAAAGTAGGGATTGATTCAATATTTGCAGATGTAAAACCTGAAGACAAAGCTAAAATTATTCAAGAGCTTCAGGATAAAAATAAAAAAGTCGGAATGGTAGGAGATGGAATCAATGACGCGCCAGCTCTTACTCAAGCTAATGTAGGTTTTGCTATTGGCACTGGAACAGATATCGCTATTGAATCAGCAGATATAATTTTATCAGGAGGAAGTTTAAATTTAATACCAAAGGCTATAAACATTAGCAAATTAACAATGAAAATTATAAAACAAAATCTTTTCTATGCTTTTTTTTATAACATAATACTTATACCTATAGCTGCAGGAGCATTATCTACATTTAATTTTATCCCCCCTTATATTAGACAATTAAATCCTATACTTGCAGCTCTTGCTATGGCGTTAAGCAGTGTGTCGGTAATATCAAATAGTTTAAGGCTTACAAAGGTCAATTACCTCGACCACAAGGGTTGA